One Paramisgurnus dabryanus chromosome 9, PD_genome_1.1, whole genome shotgun sequence DNA segment encodes these proteins:
- the LOC135773123 gene encoding protein TUNAR-like: MLPHGHPHRCRAIVEESENDREERILAILGIIGTVLNLLVVIFVYIYTTF, encoded by the coding sequence ATGCTCCCCCATGGCCATCCTCACAGGTGCCGGGCCATTGTGGAGGAGTCAGAAAACGATCGGGAGGAGAGGATTCTTGCAATACTAGGGATTATTGGGACTGTGCTGAACCTACTCGTAGTCATCTTTGTCTACATCTATACCACTTTTTAA